From a region of the Panicum virgatum strain AP13 chromosome 2K, P.virgatum_v5, whole genome shotgun sequence genome:
- the LOC120694538 gene encoding ras-related protein RABH1b-like, with product MAPVVSALAKYKLVFLGDQSVGKTSIITRFMYDKFDNTYQATIGIDFLSKTMYLEDRTVRLQLWDTAGQERFRSLIPSYIRDSSVAVVVYDVANRQAFLNTSKWIDEVRTERGGDVIVVLVGNKTDLVDKRQVSTEEGESKSKELNVMFIETSAKAGFNIKPLFRKIAAALPGMETLSSAKQEDMVDVNLKPTSGQSNSQQQAGSGCAC from the exons ATGGCACCGGTGGTGTCGGCGCTGGCTAAGTACAAGCTGGTGTTCCTCGGCGACCAGTCCGTGGGCAAGACCAGCATCATCACCAGGTTCATGTACGACAAGTTCGACAACACCTACCAG GCTACGATTGGCATTGACTTCTTGTCAAAGACCATGTATCTTGAAGACCGCACTGTTCGTCTACAGCTTTG GGATACTGCAGGACAGGAGAGATTTAGGAGTCTTATTCCAAGCTACATCAGGGACTCATCTGTTGCAGTGGTTGTTTATGATGTAGCCA ATAGGCAGGCTTTTCTGAACACCTCAAAGTGGATCGACGAAGTCCGCACCGAGAGGGGTGGCGATGTGATCGTCGTGCTCGTTGGGAACAAAACCGATCTTGTTGACAAGAG ACAAGTGTCcacagaggaaggagagagcaAGTCCAAAGAACTCAACGTCATGTTCATCGAAACCAGCGCGAAAGCCGGGTTCAACATCAAG CCGCTGTTCCGCAAGATCGCCGCGGCGCTGCCGGGGATGGAGACTCTCTCGTCGGCGAAGCAGGAGGACATGGTGGACGTGAACCTGAAGCCGACCTCCGGCCAGTCCAActcgcagcagcaggcgggcagTGGATGCGCCTGCTAG